One window from the genome of Chroococcidiopsis sp. TS-821 encodes:
- a CDS encoding aldo/keto reductase: protein MQIQQLILPTMGCGTWAWGNRLLWGYDESMDSQLQAVFNLCVSNGVTLFDTGDSYGTGRLNGRSELLLGRFTHEYQGINKEDICIATKLAAYPWRLTRQSMVKAGKSSAQRLGRVDLVQMHWSTANYAPWQEGALLDGLADLYEQGLVKGVGLSNYGPKRLQWVHKRFTERGVPIATLQVQYSLLSTYPVTQLRVKDVCDELGIKLIAYSPLALGILTGKYSEKGPFPKGIRGLLFRQLLPGTQPLLSCLREIAQLRNKTMSQVALNWCICKGTIPIPGAKTVEQAKENIGALGWKLDASEIAELDRVAASVDKKMVQNIFQTK, encoded by the coding sequence ATGCAAATCCAACAACTTATCCTTCCGACGATGGGCTGCGGAACTTGGGCGTGGGGTAATCGCTTGCTTTGGGGCTACGACGAAAGCATGGATAGTCAATTGCAAGCTGTGTTTAACCTCTGCGTAAGTAATGGTGTCACGTTGTTTGATACAGGTGATTCTTACGGAACTGGGCGCTTGAATGGACGCAGCGAATTGCTTTTGGGAAGATTCACGCACGAATACCAAGGAATCAATAAAGAAGACATCTGCATTGCAACTAAGCTAGCGGCGTATCCTTGGAGGTTAACACGTCAGTCGATGGTGAAGGCTGGCAAATCTTCTGCCCAACGCTTAGGGCGAGTGGATTTGGTACAGATGCACTGGTCTACGGCAAACTATGCGCCTTGGCAAGAAGGTGCGCTTTTAGACGGTCTTGCAGATCTCTACGAGCAAGGATTAGTTAAAGGTGTAGGATTATCTAATTATGGACCAAAACGACTGCAATGGGTGCATAAAAGATTTACAGAGCGAGGAGTACCAATTGCAACTCTACAAGTACAATACTCATTGCTCTCTACCTATCCTGTGACGCAGTTGAGAGTAAAAGATGTTTGTGATGAACTGGGAATAAAACTAATTGCTTATAGCCCTCTAGCATTGGGTATACTCACAGGAAAATACTCCGAAAAAGGTCCTTTTCCAAAAGGTATTCGCGGGCTATTGTTTCGACAGTTATTGCCAGGAACTCAACCACTTTTGTCATGTCTACGCGAGATAGCGCAATTGAGAAACAAAACGATGTCGCAGGTAGCACTGAATTGGTGTATTTGCAAAGGAACTATCCCGATTCCTGGCGCAAAAACAGTAGAACAGGCAAAAGAAAATATTGGTGCTTTAGGTTGGAAATTGGATGCTAGTGAGATTGCAGAATTAGATCGAGTAGCAGCGAGTGTTGATAAAAAGATGGTGCAAAATATCTTTCAAACCAAGTAA
- the ilvA gene encoding threonine ammonia-lyase, biosynthetic, protein MLCDYLVQILTARVYDVAQETPLDYAANLSARLNNKVFLKREDMQSVFSFKLRGAYNKMVNLPPDMLAQGVIAASAGNHAQGVALAASYLGTRAFIVMPVTTPQVKVDAVRSRGGEVVLHGDTYDDAYAYARQLEAEKGLTFIHPFDDPEVIAGQGTIGMEILRQYQQPIHAIFVAIGGGGLISGIAAYVKRLRPEIKIIGVEPVDADAMYQSLKAGKRVRLTQVGLFADGVAVREVGEETFRLCQQYVDEIMLVDTDATCAAIKDVFEDTRSILEPAGALAIAAAKAYVEREQIQGQTLIAVACGANMNFDRLRFVAERAELGERREAIFAVAIPEQRGSLRKFCECIGKRNLTEFNYRIADEKEAHIFVGVQIENRADRAKLVETFERCGFKTIDLTDDELTKLHLRHMVGGHSPLAYNELLYRFEFPERPGALMKFVGSMSPDWNISLFHYRNNGADYGRIVVGMQVPPHEMEQWQAFLDTLGYRYWDESQNPAYKLFLG, encoded by the coding sequence ATGCTGTGCGACTACCTGGTACAAATCCTGACTGCTCGCGTGTACGATGTCGCGCAAGAAACACCGCTTGATTATGCTGCAAATTTATCCGCACGGTTGAATAACAAAGTTTTCCTCAAGCGCGAAGATATGCAATCGGTGTTTTCCTTCAAGCTGCGGGGTGCTTATAACAAAATGGTAAACCTACCACCAGATATGCTGGCACAAGGTGTCATTGCTGCTTCGGCGGGAAATCACGCGCAAGGCGTTGCTTTAGCTGCAAGTTATTTGGGAACGCGCGCATTTATTGTGATGCCAGTAACGACACCTCAAGTTAAAGTTGATGCGGTGCGATCGCGCGGTGGAGAGGTAGTATTACATGGCGATACCTACGATGATGCGTATGCGTATGCCCGACAATTAGAAGCTGAAAAAGGCTTGACATTCATTCATCCGTTTGACGATCCAGAAGTGATTGCTGGACAAGGAACAATCGGGATGGAAATTCTGCGGCAATACCAGCAACCAATTCATGCAATTTTTGTCGCGATTGGCGGTGGCGGACTGATTTCGGGAATTGCGGCGTATGTCAAAAGGTTGCGTCCAGAAATTAAAATTATTGGTGTGGAACCTGTCGATGCCGATGCGATGTATCAGTCGCTCAAAGCCGGAAAACGAGTGCGATTAACGCAAGTTGGTTTATTTGCTGATGGCGTTGCGGTACGCGAAGTTGGTGAAGAGACATTTCGTCTATGTCAGCAGTATGTTGATGAAATTATGCTCGTTGATACCGATGCGACGTGTGCCGCAATTAAAGATGTATTTGAAGATACGCGCTCTATTTTAGAACCTGCGGGAGCATTAGCGATCGCTGCTGCTAAAGCTTATGTCGAACGCGAACAAATTCAGGGACAAACCCTCATTGCGGTAGCTTGCGGTGCGAATATGAACTTCGATCGCCTGCGCTTTGTTGCCGAACGTGCAGAACTTGGCGAACGCCGCGAAGCAATTTTTGCTGTGGCAATTCCCGAACAACGGGGTAGCCTGCGGAAGTTTTGTGAATGTATTGGCAAGCGCAACTTAACCGAGTTTAACTATCGCATTGCCGATGAAAAAGAAGCGCATATTTTTGTAGGAGTGCAGATTGAGAATCGTGCGGATCGGGCAAAGTTAGTTGAAACTTTTGAACGTTGTGGCTTTAAGACGATTGACTTAACCGATGACGAATTGACGAAATTACACCTACGACACATGGTTGGCGGACACTCGCCGCTAGCGTACAATGAGTTACTCTACCGTTTTGAATTTCCCGAACGCCCTGGCGCATTAATGAAGTTTGTTGGTTCAATGAGTCCTGATTGGAATATTAGCTTATTTCACTACCGCAACAACGGTGCAGACTACGGGCGAATCGTTGTCGGGATGCAAGTACCGCCTCATGAGATGGAACAATGGCAAGCATTTCTTGATACTTTGGGCTATCGTTACTGGGATGAAAGCCAGAATCCAGCGTATAAGTTGTTTTTGGGGTGA
- a CDS encoding Uma2 family endonuclease — MALTTAKWTIDDYHRMIAAGILDERRVELLRGEIVEIPLEGEAHAYFSSEAGKYLIRLLGDRATVRLSKLITLPNDSKPEPDIAVVQRLGREYLSHHPYPENIFWLIEYSDSSLDKDLEVKSQIYAEVGIAEYWVVNLRKKQLIVFRDCQDGYASKFTLAGGTIFPLAFLSIAVSVDAIIS; from the coding sequence ATGGCACTCACTACAGCCAAGTGGACAATAGACGACTATCATCGGATGATTGCAGCAGGCATTTTAGACGAACGGCGTGTAGAACTGCTGCGTGGAGAAATTGTTGAAATACCACTGGAGGGAGAAGCGCACGCTTATTTTAGTAGTGAAGCTGGGAAATACTTAATCCGATTATTGGGCGATCGCGCTACAGTTCGTTTGAGTAAATTGATTACACTCCCTAATGATTCAAAACCTGAACCTGATATAGCGGTAGTTCAAAGATTAGGGCGCGAGTACTTATCGCATCATCCCTATCCAGAGAATATCTTTTGGCTAATTGAATACTCTGATTCCAGCTTAGATAAAGATTTAGAAGTAAAAAGTCAAATTTATGCTGAAGTTGGAATTGCTGAATACTGGGTAGTTAACCTGAGAAAAAAACAACTCATTGTCTTTCGAGACTGCCAAGATGGATACGCTTCCAAGTTTACGTTAGCGGGAGGCACAATTTTTCCTTTAGCATTTCTCTCGATCGCTGTATCAGTAGATGCAATTATTAGTTAG
- a CDS encoding GTPase family protein, giving the protein MVRLKVWQWVVLATPVAGIIGFLLVAAGWQIHEWRVNWIWGVFILVFVGWRWLLVKWTSPAVAQIEAVVSEVSQELQSASDEVLPNGSDSASRVETILQEILKKAQSDRPIWEDWQTFWQRCQELVVAVAQIYHPEVKYPLLNIYIPQAYGLIRGTVDDMDRWMQKLSPALNQVTVGQAYQAYEVYQKLEPSARKVLQAWNWAQWLLNPAVAIAKQATQKSSNQATQQLLVNLSQLLREAALRNLCKQAIALYGGTTLPSTFSPTTPTLPKAQTQTLREILEKAEPVEEVEQKPVSILLAGRTGAGKSSLINTLFQAELAEVDVLPSTDRIQNYYWQTDAGELTLWDTPGYEQANRDDLRELVLDYATNADLLLIVTPALDPALQMDVDFLQDIKAEVADLPAIAVVTQVDRLRPIREWEPPYDWEWGNRPKEIAIREATAYRAQLLKECDLVLPVVTGDPTTGRTAWGIDALSLALVEAISPAKQLRLARFLRNLEARTVAAAKIIDHYTFQLTTTQGLAALLKSPVLRFISTVSTGSPTLAYILAEQIPVEQLPVVIGKLQMAYELFSLLKPGNKRNFDLLSLWSLLLENSSSPERNAWAFGHALVEYWTENLSVEELHQRFEKYLQQA; this is encoded by the coding sequence ATGGTGCGACTCAAGGTGTGGCAATGGGTGGTATTAGCAACTCCAGTTGCAGGAATCATCGGTTTTTTACTCGTTGCAGCTGGGTGGCAAATTCACGAGTGGCGCGTTAATTGGATTTGGGGTGTCTTTATTCTTGTCTTTGTAGGTTGGCGTTGGTTGCTGGTGAAGTGGACTAGCCCCGCTGTGGCGCAGATCGAGGCAGTTGTCAGCGAAGTGAGTCAAGAACTACAATCTGCAAGTGATGAGGTACTACCAAATGGAAGTGATAGCGCAAGTCGCGTCGAAACGATACTGCAAGAAATCCTGAAAAAAGCACAAAGCGATCGCCCAATTTGGGAAGATTGGCAAACTTTTTGGCAACGCTGTCAGGAACTTGTCGTTGCTGTTGCGCAGATTTACCATCCCGAAGTCAAATATCCTTTACTTAATATCTACATCCCCCAAGCCTACGGATTGATTCGCGGAACTGTGGACGATATGGATCGGTGGATGCAAAAGTTATCGCCTGCACTCAATCAAGTGACTGTAGGGCAAGCGTATCAAGCTTACGAAGTTTATCAAAAACTCGAACCCTCAGCACGGAAAGTTTTGCAGGCTTGGAACTGGGCGCAATGGTTGTTAAATCCCGCAGTCGCGATCGCGAAACAAGCAACGCAAAAATCAAGTAACCAAGCAACACAACAATTATTAGTTAATTTGAGTCAATTACTTCGCGAAGCTGCTTTACGCAACTTATGCAAACAAGCGATCGCGCTTTATGGCGGTACGACACTACCGAGTACATTTTCTCCCACAACTCCAACACTCCCCAAAGCACAAACGCAAACACTGCGCGAAATCTTAGAGAAAGCTGAACCTGTTGAGGAGGTTGAACAAAAACCTGTCAGTATCTTACTTGCTGGGCGCACTGGCGCAGGAAAAAGCAGCTTAATTAATACGCTGTTTCAAGCCGAGTTAGCCGAGGTGGATGTGTTACCGAGTACGGATCGCATTCAAAATTACTATTGGCAAACAGATGCAGGAGAACTCACGCTGTGGGATACTCCAGGGTACGAACAAGCTAACCGCGATGATTTGCGCGAACTTGTGCTTGATTATGCCACGAATGCAGATTTACTTCTCATCGTTACTCCAGCACTCGATCCAGCGTTGCAAATGGATGTAGACTTTCTGCAAGATATTAAAGCTGAAGTTGCCGATTTACCTGCAATCGCGGTTGTTACTCAAGTCGATCGCCTGCGTCCGATCCGCGAGTGGGAACCACCGTATGATTGGGAATGGGGCAATCGCCCAAAAGAAATTGCGATTCGCGAAGCGACTGCATATCGCGCTCAATTACTCAAGGAATGCGATCTCGTTCTACCTGTAGTTACAGGCGATCCTACAACAGGTCGAACAGCTTGGGGAATCGACGCTTTATCTCTAGCATTAGTCGAGGCGATTTCGCCTGCAAAACAACTGCGACTTGCCCGCTTTTTACGTAATTTAGAAGCCCGCACGGTTGCTGCTGCTAAAATTATTGACCATTACACTTTCCAATTGACAACTACCCAAGGACTCGCCGCACTCCTCAAAAGTCCTGTTTTGCGATTCATTTCCACAGTTTCCACAGGTTCTCCCACGCTTGCGTATATTTTGGCTGAGCAAATTCCTGTCGAACAGTTACCGGTTGTGATTGGTAAGCTACAAATGGCGTATGAACTTTTCTCGCTTTTGAAGCCTGGTAATAAGCGTAACTTCGATCTTCTCTCGCTTTGGTCACTTTTATTGGAAAATAGCTCATCACCAGAGCGTAACGCATGGGCATTTGGTCATGCTTTAGTAGAATATTGGACAGAAAATCTTAGCGTGGAAGAACTGCACCAGCGGTTTGAAAAATACTTACAGCAGGCTTGA
- a CDS encoding chromophore lyase CpcT/CpeT, translating to MGSKKSIAILVSAAVLSYTSPINAAPVDNQPSPAQQVQEVVSHLDGAMDTSAQARANPKAPDVRITTCQVTVKNAGAIARPHAVFMYQEQALSQRLSQPYRQRFLRIAPSVDNNSIESAVFRPPTPQAWIGLCNKPEVQRIVDANDIGTSNCSVFLRRQQQNYIGETSASGCPSNYKGAVRITNRITLHQAGMDTWDRGFDAIGNQVWGAEGEAYQFRWIRGSRGSRDFIKPAVSIFQTAGAVLPR from the coding sequence GTGGGAAGTAAAAAGAGTATTGCAATATTAGTGAGTGCTGCGGTTCTTAGTTATACCAGTCCGATTAACGCTGCGCCTGTAGATAACCAACCTTCGCCTGCACAACAAGTACAAGAAGTTGTTTCTCACCTCGATGGTGCGATGGATACTTCTGCACAAGCCCGTGCTAATCCTAAGGCACCAGATGTCCGCATCACAACTTGTCAAGTGACAGTCAAAAATGCTGGTGCGATCGCGCGTCCTCATGCGGTATTTATGTATCAAGAACAAGCACTTTCACAACGCCTTTCCCAGCCATACCGTCAGCGTTTTTTGCGAATTGCACCAAGTGTAGATAACAACAGTATCGAGTCAGCAGTATTTAGACCGCCAACACCGCAAGCTTGGATTGGTTTATGCAATAAACCTGAAGTGCAACGCATCGTTGACGCGAACGATATTGGCACGTCAAACTGTAGCGTCTTCTTGCGTCGCCAACAACAGAATTACATCGGAGAAACATCTGCGTCGGGATGTCCCAGTAATTACAAAGGTGCAGTACGTATCACAAATCGCATCACTTTACACCAAGCAGGTATGGATACTTGGGATCGCGGCTTTGATGCTATAGGTAATCAAGTATGGGGTGCGGAAGGTGAGGCTTATCAGTTTCGTTGGATTAGAGGAAGCAGAGGAAGCAGGGATTTTATCAAGCCTGCTGTAAGTATTTTTCAAACCGCTGGTGCAGTTCTTCCACGCTAA
- a CDS encoding S-layer homology domain-containing protein, translating to MSRIRQLAGTLCMVMVLHSTSAIAFFAAPKAIAQTPPTTLSTSDAIQQVVAAGLMNNYADGQFHPERFMSRAELASILVKAFALDTRAAATQENLVEVQDVPASHWAFNNIQTVLKTGIMRGYRGNMFFPNQRVNRAEAFAIFAQAYGVYQFPDDTVAEILTPYPDAASVPTWARRSLATALNEGFVNIDAQGNIRPLQPVTRGDMAYALSRYLARQQQPGV from the coding sequence ATGTCTCGAATACGTCAGCTTGCTGGTACACTTTGTATGGTGATGGTTCTTCATAGTACGAGTGCGATCGCATTCTTCGCAGCGCCCAAAGCGATCGCGCAAACACCTCCGACAACATTATCTACTTCTGATGCAATTCAACAGGTTGTTGCTGCGGGGTTGATGAATAATTATGCTGATGGGCAATTTCATCCCGAACGATTTATGAGTCGTGCTGAACTGGCGTCAATTTTAGTCAAAGCTTTTGCCCTCGATACACGTGCAGCTGCTACTCAAGAAAACTTAGTGGAAGTTCAAGATGTTCCGGCTTCGCACTGGGCTTTTAATAATATTCAAACTGTGCTGAAAACTGGTATTATGCGCGGCTATCGGGGAAATATGTTTTTTCCTAACCAAAGGGTAAACCGTGCGGAAGCCTTCGCGATTTTTGCGCAAGCGTACGGAGTTTATCAATTTCCTGATGATACCGTTGCCGAGATTCTCACGCCTTATCCTGATGCAGCATCCGTTCCCACATGGGCAAGAAGATCGCTTGCTACAGCATTAAATGAAGGATTTGTCAATATTGATGCTCAAGGTAATATTAGACCACTACAACCAGTGACGCGCGGTGATATGGCGTATGCACTGAGTAGGTATTTGGCGAGACAACAGCAACCAGGGGTATGA